From a region of the Streptacidiphilus albus JL83 genome:
- a CDS encoding TMEM175 family protein, producing MNESGRVEAFSDGVFAVAITLLVLGIKVPSGSGMWHQITSEDGSSYAAYALTFLVIGIMWANHHQVFGFVSQVDRALLFFNLLLLMVVVALPWAADVVANYLDKPAEASNAMAIYSGFMVAHSITFSLLWWWLTRTGHCFDARVDTVAARAMRLRFAVGLVVYPVLLGLSFVSALLALALHGVLALYYAFNQLPVPVRPAGPVPAEGRAEGPAGEDGAL from the coding sequence GTGAACGAGTCAGGGCGGGTCGAGGCGTTCAGCGACGGGGTCTTCGCCGTCGCCATCACCCTGCTGGTCCTGGGCATCAAGGTGCCCTCGGGGTCCGGCATGTGGCACCAGATCACCAGCGAGGACGGCTCGTCCTACGCCGCCTACGCGCTCACCTTCCTGGTGATCGGCATCATGTGGGCCAACCACCACCAGGTGTTCGGCTTCGTCTCCCAGGTCGACCGGGCGCTGCTCTTCTTCAACCTGCTGCTGCTGATGGTCGTGGTCGCCCTGCCCTGGGCGGCGGACGTCGTCGCCAACTACCTGGACAAGCCGGCCGAGGCCTCCAATGCGATGGCCATCTACAGCGGCTTCATGGTGGCCCACTCGATCACCTTCTCGCTGCTGTGGTGGTGGCTCACCCGGACCGGCCACTGCTTCGACGCCAGGGTGGACACGGTCGCCGCCCGGGCCATGCGGCTGCGGTTCGCGGTGGGCCTGGTGGTCTACCCGGTCCTGCTCGGGCTGTCCTTCGTCTCGGCGCTGCTGGCGCTGGCGCTGCACGGGGTGCTGGCGCTCTACTACGCCTTCAACCAGCTCCCGGTGCCGGTGCGGCCGGCCGGGCCGGTGCCGGCTGAGGGAAGGGCAGAGGGCCCCGCGGGGGAAGACGGGGCCCTCTGA
- a CDS encoding chorismate mutase: MSSTPVSSAAAVGTTSVAEPEAEAVIAGARARIDALDERILALVQERMAVSAEVQTARIGSGGPRVALTREMEILARYRAALGPQGTEVAMQLLQLCRGRV, translated from the coding sequence ATGAGCAGCACCCCCGTCAGCAGCGCGGCCGCCGTCGGCACCACCTCTGTGGCCGAGCCCGAGGCCGAGGCGGTCATCGCCGGCGCGCGCGCCCGGATCGACGCGCTGGACGAGCGCATCCTCGCCCTCGTCCAGGAGCGGATGGCGGTCTCCGCCGAGGTCCAGACCGCCCGGATCGGCAGCGGCGGCCCCCGGGTCGCCCTCACCCGCGAGATGGAGATCCTGGCCCGCTACCGCGCGGCGCTGGGCCCGCAGGGCACGGAGGTCGCCATGCAGCTGCTGCAGCTCTGCCGGGGCCGGGTCTGA
- the guaA gene encoding glutamine-hydrolyzing GMP synthase: protein MASATPDHQAETAHSEGAVLVVDFGAQYAQLIARRVREAHVYSEIVPSTMPVAEMLAKKPQAIILSGGPSSVYAEKAPSLDRSLFEAGVPVFGMCYGFQLMAISLGGTVDNSGAREYGRTPLTVSETGSTLFAGTPAEQSVWMSHGDACSAAPEGFTVTASTEVVPVAAFEDDARKLYGVQYHPEVLHSTYGQQVLEHFLYRGAGIKPDWTTGNVIEEQVALIKAQVGDKRAICGLSGGVDSAVAAALVQKAIGSQLTCVYVDHGLMRKGESEQVEKDFVAATGVRLKVVDAEERFLTALAGVSDPEQKRKIIGREFIRVFEQAAAEIVAEAGAHGESVEFLVQGTLYPDVVESGGGTGTANIKSHHNVGGLPEDLQFALVEPLRQLFKDEVRQVGAELGLPEEIVQRQPFPGPGLGIRIVGEVTKERLDLLREADAIARAELTAAGLDRSIWQCPVVLLADVRSVGVQGDGRSYGHPIVLRPVSSEDAMTADWSRVPYEVLAKISTRITNEVADVNRVVLDVTSKPPGTIEWE, encoded by the coding sequence GTGGCATCAGCGACCCCCGACCACCAGGCCGAGACTGCGCACTCCGAAGGAGCCGTCCTCGTCGTCGACTTCGGCGCGCAGTACGCCCAGCTCATCGCGCGCAGGGTCCGTGAGGCCCATGTGTACAGCGAGATCGTCCCCTCCACCATGCCGGTGGCGGAGATGCTCGCGAAGAAGCCCCAGGCGATCATCCTCTCCGGTGGTCCCTCGTCCGTCTACGCCGAGAAGGCGCCCTCGCTCGACCGCTCACTGTTCGAGGCCGGGGTCCCGGTCTTCGGCATGTGCTACGGCTTCCAGCTGATGGCCATCTCCCTCGGCGGCACCGTCGACAACAGCGGTGCCCGTGAGTACGGCCGCACCCCGCTGACGGTCTCCGAGACCGGCTCGACGCTGTTCGCCGGCACCCCCGCCGAGCAGTCGGTGTGGATGTCGCACGGCGACGCCTGCTCCGCCGCGCCCGAGGGCTTCACCGTCACCGCCTCCACCGAGGTCGTGCCGGTCGCCGCCTTCGAGGACGACGCGCGCAAGCTCTACGGCGTCCAGTACCACCCCGAGGTGCTGCACTCCACCTACGGGCAGCAGGTGCTGGAGCACTTCCTCTACCGGGGCGCGGGCATCAAGCCCGACTGGACCACCGGCAATGTGATCGAGGAGCAGGTCGCCCTGATCAAGGCGCAGGTCGGCGACAAGCGCGCCATCTGCGGCCTGTCCGGCGGCGTGGACTCGGCGGTCGCCGCGGCCCTGGTGCAGAAGGCCATCGGTTCCCAGCTGACCTGCGTCTACGTCGACCACGGGCTGATGCGCAAGGGCGAGTCCGAGCAGGTCGAGAAGGACTTCGTGGCCGCCACCGGCGTCCGGCTGAAGGTCGTCGACGCCGAGGAGCGCTTCCTCACCGCGCTGGCCGGAGTCTCCGACCCGGAGCAGAAGCGCAAGATCATCGGCCGGGAGTTCATCCGGGTCTTCGAGCAGGCCGCGGCCGAGATCGTCGCCGAGGCCGGCGCCCACGGCGAGTCCGTGGAGTTCCTGGTCCAGGGCACGCTCTACCCGGACGTGGTCGAGTCCGGCGGCGGCACCGGCACCGCCAACATCAAGTCGCACCACAATGTCGGCGGCCTGCCCGAGGACCTCCAGTTCGCGCTGGTCGAGCCGCTGCGCCAGCTGTTCAAGGACGAGGTCCGGCAGGTCGGCGCGGAGCTCGGGCTGCCCGAGGAGATCGTCCAGCGCCAGCCGTTCCCCGGCCCCGGCCTGGGCATCCGGATCGTCGGCGAGGTCACCAAGGAGCGGCTCGACCTGCTCCGCGAGGCCGACGCCATCGCCCGCGCCGAGCTGACCGCGGCCGGCCTGGACCGCAGCATCTGGCAGTGCCCGGTGGTCCTGCTCGCGGACGTCCGCTCGGTCGGCGTCCAGGGCGACGGCCGCAGCTACGGCCACCCGATCGTGCTGCGCCCGGTCTCCTCCGAGGACGCCATGACCGCCGACTGGTCGCGGGTGCCCTACGAGGTGCTGGCGAAGATCTCGACCCGGATCACCAACGAGGTCGCCGACGTCAACCGAGTCGTGCTGGACGTCACCAGCAAGCCCCCGGGCACCATCGAGTGGGAGTAG